Part of the Desulfohalovibrio reitneri genome is shown below.
GGAACGGGACAACATCGAGAAATGGCACGAGATCATGCCCGGCTTGCCGCCCAAGGTGGTGGCCCTGCGCGAGGAGGGCTCCTCCGCCTCCCTGCTCATCGAGTTCCTCGGCGGCTGCACCCTGCAGGATCTGGTGCTGCAGGCCGAGGACAAATACCTCTACGAGGCCATGGACCTGCTGGAGCAGACCCTCAACGAGCTGTGGGAGGACACCCTCCAGCCCGAGCCCGTGAACGTGGACTACATCGGCCAGTGCCTGTCGCGGCTGAACGACACGCTGCGCCTCTACCCGGAGTTCGACACTCCGGTGCGCCGCATCGGCGGCGTGACCATCCCTCCCCTGCAAGGGCTGCTGGGCGAGGCCAAGTCCATCTCCAGCCAGATTGACGCCCCCTTCTCCGTCTTTATCCACGGCGACTTCAACATCAACAACATCGTCTACGACCACGCCGCGCAGCGCATCCACTACATCGACCTGCACCGTTCCAGGCAAACGGACTACCTGCAGGACGTCTCGGTCTTTCTGGTCTCCAACTTCCGCCTGCCCATCTTCGACCGCCAGGCCCGCGACCGCATCGAGGCCATCGTCAGGCGGTTCTTCTCCTTCACCAGGGACTTCGCCAGGCGGCGGGGCGACACCACCTTCGAGGCCAGGCTGTGCCTGGGGCTCATCCGCTCCTTCCTGACCTCCACCCGCTTCGAATTGAACCACAAGTTCGCCAGAGCCATGCACCTGCGCGGCGTCTACCTGCTGGAGCAGCTGGTGGCCGCGGGGAACAAGCCGCTGGAGGACTTCAGACTGCCGCTGCAGGTGCTCTACTACTTCTAGCGGCCGGATGCCGACGAAACCACGAACCAGGCAAACCATTCGCCAGACCATGAAACCGCATGACCCGCACGTACCCGCCGCTTCCTCACCAGGCGGGGGCGGGCGGGACGGACCGGGTGCGGACAGCGTCCCGGCCGGCGCGAGGGGGCAGGAATGAAGAAGATCGCCGTAGTGGGCATACCCGGGGGCTGGTCCTCGGAAAAGCTGGCCGACGCCGTGGAGGCCAAAACCGGGTTCCGCCTGCTGGTGGACATGGAGCGGGTGCGCCTGGACCTGGACTCCTGCAGGGCGCTCTACCAAGGGCACGACCTGGGCGAAATGGACGCCATCATCATCAAGAAGATCGCCCCCAGCTACACCCCGTCCGTGCTGGACCGCCTGGAAATACTGCGCTTCGTGGAGCAGCGGTGCGGCGTGCCCGTCTTTTCCAAGGCCTCAAGCATCATGAAGCTCATCGACCGCCTTTCCTGCACCGTGGGGCTGCGCAACGGCGGCATGCCCATGCCCCCCACCGTCATCACCGAGGACACCGACGCCGCCATGGAGGCGGTGGAGGAGTACGGCCGGGCGGTTTTCAAGCCCCTCTTTTCCACCAAGGCGCGCGGCATGACCGTGCTGGAGCCGTGTGACGAGTTGCGCGAAAACATCGAGGACTACAAGGCCCAGGGCAACCCGGTCATGTACATCCAGCAGATGGTGCGGCACCCAGGCCTGGACCTGGGCGTGACCTTCCTGGGCGGCGAGTACCTAGCCACCTACGCCCGGCAGGGCTCGGGCGACTCCTGGAACACCACCACCCGCGCCGGGGGCAAATACGTGGCCCAGGAGCCCTCCAAAGAGATCGTCGACCTGGCCCGCGCGGCCCAGGACCTTTTCGACATGGCCTTCACCTGCGTGGACGTGGTGGAAACGCCCGACGGCCCCAAAATCTACGAGGTGTCCGCCTTCGGGGGCTTCCGGGGCCTGCTGGAAGCCAATCGGATAGACGCCGCGGCCCGCTACGTCGACTTCGTCCTGGAGCGCATCCCATGAGCACCGGTTCCGTCCACGCCCTGGCCCTCCCCTACCTGGAACAGCACCCGCCCGTGGGCCGCCTGCGCCTGCTCTTCGGCGACGTGCGCATCGACGTCCACTCCAACTCCGGCGAACTGCTGGAAAAGCTTGGCGGCTACTTCCAGAGCTTCCTGGCCTCCGGAGGCGAACCGGACATCGAGGTCACGGCCATCCAGCGCCCCGTCCTGGACCTGGGACTGGACTACACCGTCAAGCAGCCCGAGCCCGGCAAGACCAAGATCAAGGAAGAGTACCTCGACCTGGACGACGGGCGCATCATCCGCAAGCGCCTCACCGGCATGGTTTTCTTCCTGGCCGGCGATACCCAGGCGGCAATGGGGCCCTGCATCGAAAACGACAACCAGGTCATCAACTTCATCAACAACCGCTTCATCGAACGGCTCATCAAGCGCGGCTCCCTGCTCTTCCACGCCTCGGGCGTGGCCCTGCGCGGCAAGGGGCTGAACATGGCCGGATTCGCGGGCATGGGCAAATCCACCCTGGCCCTGAACATCATGTGCCAGGGCACCGACTTCGTCTCCAATGACCGCGTGATGGTGGAGCCCTCGGACGGCGGGCTGATGATGCATGGCGTCCCCAAGATGCCCAGGGTCAACCCCGGCACCGTGCTGCACAACGAATCCCTCCGCCCGGTCATCCCTGAAGCCGAGCGCGAGCGATTCGAACAGCTCCCCCCGGAACAGCTCTGGGACCTGGAGCACAAGTACGACGCCCTCATCGAGGAATGTTTCGGCGAGGACAAGTTCACCCTCTCCTGCCCCATGCGCGCCCTCGTCCTCCTCAACTGGCAACGCGACGGCTCCACCCTGCGCATTAAGGAGGTGGACCTGTCCGAACGGCGCGACCTCATGCCCGCCTTCATGAAGGAGCTCGGCCTCTTCTTCGAATGGGACGAAAGAACCCGCCACCGCGACATGTCCGATAACGCCTACATCCAACTCCTGCGGGACTGCCCGGTCTTCGAACTCTCCGGCGGCGTGGACTTCGATAAGGCCGCCGACTTCTGTGTGGATTTCCTGAAGAAGGCCTAGGCCTTCCCGATTGCACGAAACAGGCAAGTCAGGCGGCGCGCGGGGTTTGTCCCGCGCGCCGCCTGATTTGTTGCGGAAGGTGGGGAGTGGAAGGTGGCTGCCGGGGTGAAACTTCAGGGCAGTGGGAGAGGGAGGAAAAACCCTTTAAAAGGAGGTTTTTCTCCCTCTCCCTCCCCTTCTTAAACCTATTGTCGCTCGCTTCGCTCGGGGGCTGGGGACGGGCAGTTGGTAGCCGGGGGACCGCAGCCCAATTTCGCGTTGAACACATCGCCAGCCAAACGGCCAGGGCGCGATTGTACCGACTTCCAAAGCCCCGCAATCGCAAGTTCGCCGGGGTTCACACTTTCGCGAACCACCACGCGCCAACACGCGATACACATGCAAAGGTAGTTTGCCGCAGGGTCCAGGGGGCGCGTAGCCCCCTGGTCGCCCGAAGGGCGAAATCTTCCTCCCCCCTCCCAATCCCACAAAATGGTGGGTTTACTCCGTACACTTTTGAAGGTTTTCCCGGTTTCGTTCACCTTGGGAAATCGAGAAAACACATCATTTCAGCTGCATCTCCACATGGAACGTTCCTTGCCTTGGTCTTTCTGTCAGACACGACGTGATTGGAGGATCGCATGGATTCTATTTTCGAGGAGCGGGAAGGGCAGATCGCCAGGACGGGCGGGGATGCCTTCACCATAGCCTGCAACAAAGACTCGCTGGCCGGGGCGGTGTCGCAGCGGGCCTGCGTGTTCTGCGGTTCGCGGGTGGTGCTGTACCCCATCGCGGACGCCTTGCACCTGGTGCACGGGCCCATCGGCTGCGCGGCCTACACCTGGGACATCCGGGGGGCGTTGTCGTCGGGGCCGGAGCTGCACCGTTTGTCGTTCTCCACTGACTTGCAGGAGAAGGACGTGGTGTTCGGGGGCGAGCCCAAGCTGGAGGCGGCGCTGCGGGAGCTGATCGCGGAGCACGGCCCCAGGGCGGCGTTCATTTATTCCACCTGCATCGTGGGCATCATCGGGGATGATCTGGAGGCCGTGGCCCGGCGCGTGTCGCGTGACACGGGTATTCCGGTCATTCCGGTGCAGTCCGAGGGGTTCAGGGGCAACAAGCGGGCCGGGTACGAGGCGGCCTGCAAGGCCATGATGCGGCTGGTGGGCACGGGGGACACCTCGGAGGTGCCGCCGCTGTCGCTGAACATTCTGGGCGACTTCAACTTGGCCGGGGAGATCTGGATCATCCGCGAGTACTATCGCCGCATGGGGGTGGAGGTGACGGCCACCATCACCGGCGACGGGCGGGTGGACGAGCTGTCCCGGGCGCACGGGGCGGCGCTGAACGTGGTGCAGTGTTCCGGGGCCACCATGGATTTGGCCGCCATGATGGAGGAGAAGTACGGCACGCCGCACATGCGCGTGTCGTACTTCGGCATCGAGGACATGGCCCAGGCCTTGTACGACGTGGCCGACCACTTCAAGGACCGCGACCCGGAAATGCCCGGCCGGGCCCGCGACTTGGTGCGGGAGGAGTTGGAGACGCTGTACCCCCAGTTGCAGGAGTTCCGCCGCGACCTGGAGGGCAAGAAGGCGGCCGTCTACGTGGGCGGAGCCTTCAAGGCGTTCTCCCTGGTCAAGTGCTTTCGCCACCTGGGCATGAAGGTGGCGGTGGTGGGCTCGCAGACCGGCACCGAGGAGGACTACCGGGAGCTGGCCCGCATCACCGACCCGGACACAATCGTGGTGGACGACGCCAACCCCCTGGAGCTGTCCGCCTTCATCAAGGAGAAGGACGTGGACGTGTTCGTGGGCGGGGTCAAGGAGCGGCCCATCGCCTACAAGCTGGGGGTGGGCTTCTGCGACCACAACCACGAGCGCAAGGAGGCCCTGGAGGGCTTCGCGGGCATGATCAACTTCGCCCGCGAGATTCACCGCACAGTGACCAGTCCGGTGTGGGGCTTCACCCCGCGCCGCCGGGGCTCCCTGAAGGCCCCGGCCATGAAGGAGGCCTCATGACCGCCACCCCCAAGGCCAAGCGGCCCAATTTCGTCTCCACCACCAACGCGTGCAAGATGTGCGCTCCCCTGGGCGCGGCCATGGCCTTCGCGGGCATCGAGTCCTGCGTGCCGTTTCTGCACGGCTCCCAGGGCTGCGCCACCTACATGCGGCGCTACATCATCTCCCACTTCCGCGAGCCCATGGACATCGCCTCCTCCGCCTTGGGGGAGAAGCACGCGGTGTACGGCGGCGGCCCCAACCTCAAGCTGGGGCTGATCAACGTCATAAAGAAGTACGGTGCGCGGGCCATCGGCGTGGCCTCCACCTGCCTCACGGAGACCATCGGCGACGACGTGTCCATGATCCTGCACGAGTTCCGCAAGGAGTTCGCCGGCGACCTGGACCTGCCGGAACTGATCCATGTCTCCACGCCGTCCTACTCCGGCTCGCACATGGACGGCTTCCACGGCGCGGTGCGCGCGGCCGTGGATCAGCTGGCGGGTGACGGGGAGCCCACCGGGCGGATCAACCTTTTCCCCGGCCTGGTCTCGCCCGAGGACATCCGCCACCTCAAGCGGCTGCTTGAGGACTTCGGCCTTACGGCGGCCATCCTGCCGGACATCTCCGAAACCTTGGACGGCCCGGCCCTGGAGGACTACCGCAAGATTCCCGAGGGCGGCTGCCCGGTGTCGCGAATCCGCTCCATGGGCGCGGCCCCGGCCTCCATCGAGTTCGGCCGCGTGCTGGACCCGGCCAGGAGCGCCGGGGGCGTGCTGGCGGAACGCTTCGGCACGCCGCTGCGCTCCCTGGGCCTGCCCATCGGCCTGCGCGAGACCGACGCCTTCATGGAGACGCTGGAGGAGCTTTCCGGCCGCCCTCTGCCCCGGCGGCACGAGTTGGCCCGGGGGCGGCTGGTGGACGCCATGGTGGACGGCCACAAGTACCTTTCCGGCAAGCGGGCCGTGGTCTTCGGCGAGGAGGACATGTGCGTGGCCCTGACCTCCTTTTTGGCGGAGATCGGTGTGAAGCCGGTGCTGGTGGCCTCGGGCGGCTCCTCCGGCAACCTGGAGCGGGCGGTGCGGGACGTCACCGATGGCATCCTGCCCGAGCCGCCGAAGGTCTTCGCCAAGGTGGATTTCGCGGAGATCACGGAGCAGGCGCGGGAACTGAACCCGGACCTGCTCATCGGCAACTCCAAGGGCTACCGGGTGCTGTCCCGTGAGCTGGACGCGCCGCTCATCCGCTGCGGCTTCCCCATCCACGACCGGTTCGGCTCCCAACGCGTGCGCCACCTGGGCTACGCCGGAACGCAGGACCTCTTCGACCGCATCGTCAACACCGTCATCGAAAAGAAACAGGCCGACTCCGACATCGGCTACGGCTACATCTAGGGAGAGAGCCATGCAGCACGCCGAAGACCGCCACCCCTGCTTCAACGTCCGGGCCAAGGGCTCCTGCGGCCGCGTCCACCTGCCCGTGGCCCCGCGCTGCAACATCATGTGCAACTACTGCAACCGCAAGTACGACTGCGTCAGCGAGTCCCGCCCGGGCGTGACCTCGGCCGTGCTCTCCCCGGCCCAGGCGGCGGGCTACATGGACGAGATCCTGGCCCGCGAGCCGCGCATCACCGTGGCGGGCATCGCCGGGCCGGGCGATCCCTTCGCCAACGCGGACAAGACGCTGGAGACCATCTCCCGCATCCGCGCGGCCCACCCGCAGATGCTTTTCTGCGTCTCCTCCAACGGGCTGGCCGTGCCCTTCCATCTGGACGAAATCAAGGAGGCGGGCATCAGCCACATGACCATCACGGTCAACGCCGTGGACCCGGAGGTGGGCGAGAAGTTCTACCGCTGGGTGCGCGACGGCAAGGTGACCTACCAGGGCCGGGCCGCGGCGGAACTGCTGCTGGGCCGCCAGCGGGAGGCCATCGCCGGGCTCAAGGAGCGGGGCGTCAAGGTCAAGGTCAACACCATCCTCACGCCGGGGCTGAACGACCACCACGTGGAGGACATCGCCCGCGTCATGCGGGAGCTGGGCGTGGACATGCTCAACGTCATGGCCCTCATCCCCACGGCGGACACCCCCTTCGCCGACCGCGCCGCGCCTACGGGCAAGGAGGTGGACGAGGCCAGGGGCCGCGCCCAGGTCCACCTGCCGCAGATGCGCCACTGCCGCCGCTGCCGCTCCGACGCGGTGGGGCTGCTTGACTCCGACCGCTCCGAGGAGTTCGCCTCCTGCCTGAGCAAGTGCTCGGAAAAGAAGGACGCGGCCGGGCCGGACGCCTCCTGCCCCAACGTGGCCGTGGCCACGCGCGAAGGCATGCTGGTCAACCTGCACCTGGGCGAGACGAAGGTATTCCACATCTATGGCCAGAACGAGGAGGGAAGCTTCGCCAAGATCGACGAACGCCACGCCCCGCCCCCGGGCGGCGGCGACCGCCGCTGGCTGACCCTCTCCGACCTGCTGCGCGACTGCCGGGCCGTGCTGGTCTCCGGCATCGGCCCCGGGCCCAGGGCGCTGTTCGAGGAACGCGGCCCATACCCGGTGGAGATGGAGGGCTTCATCGAGCAGGGCCTGCGGGCGGTCTACGGCAGCGAAGACCTCTCCAAACTCCGCAAACGCCGCGAAACAGTCTGCGGCCAAGCCTGCTCCGGCACGGGGGAGGGGTGCTGAGGGGGATGACCAGAGGGTCAACCCGGCACATCCACACGCGGGGAGGGCAACCTCCCCGCTTCCCCACTGTTCGACCATGAAAAAGCCCCCGGGAGTGGGGCGCTCCCGGGGGCTTTGCAGTATGCCTGCCTGTGTCGATCGTCGTCCGTCAGTGCTGGCTGGGTGAGGCGAACCGGTAGTCCCAGTGTTCGCCGGGGATGGTCAGGAGCATGTCCGCTTCCAGTTCGGGCACTTCAAAACGGAAGTTGAGGGTGTCGCGCTCCAGGTTGACCCAGATGCGCCCGCTGACGGCCCGCTTGAGCCGCTCGTAGGGGACGCCGTAGCGGCGGGATATCTGGAGAAAGGCGTCCCCGATGGTGGCCCGGGCCCGGGCGGAGAGGGTCACGTCGCGCAGCTCCACGCGGACCATGCGCGGCCCGGCTTTGCCCGCGCGCCCAAGGGGCGGGGAATTGACTCTGCCGATGTCGATGGCCGGTTCCATGGCGCACCTCCCGTTGGGGGTTGATGCCATATTCCCTCCATGAACCGTGCCACATTCGAAAACCCCCGCAACGGAGAGGAAATGGGGATTGACCGGGAGCCGACGGGCCATCCCAGGCCACAAAATTGAAGAGTATTCCGGTAGTGATTTACAATTTTGCGAGGCACCTGGACGCGCTCAGGCGCCTGTGCCATGTTGCCGGCCATGTACGCGCTGCTCCTGCCGGTCGTCTTCGCCGCCGCCCTGGTCCTGACCATGGTGGGGCTGGGCGGCGGGCTCATCTTCTCCCCGGTGTTCGTCCTGGCGGGCATGGGCAAGGCCCAGGCCGCGTCCGCCTCGCTGTTCCTCAACCTGGTGGCCGCGGCCTCGGCCGCCTGGGTCTACGGCCGCAAGGGCATGGTGGACTTCCGCCTGGCCATTCCCCTCATCGTCTCCTCCAGCCTGGCCGCGCCGCTTGGCTCCTGGCTCAATCAGCGGGTGGAGATGGACCTCTTCATGGGGGTCATGGCCGTGGTGCTGGTGCTGGCCGCGGTCCGCATGCTGCTGGGGCCGAAGGCCATCAAGCGGCCCGAGGGCGGACGGCGCATGGGCAAGGCGGCCTCCGGCGTGCTGGTGGGGGCGGCCATCGGGCTTCTGGCCGGGCTGCTGGGCATCGGCGGCGGGGTCTTCGTGGTGCCGCTGCTCATCTTTCTGGTGGGCGTGGAGACCAAGGCGGCGGCCGCCTCCTCCACCTTCATCGTCTGCTTTTCGTCCCTGTTCGGCTTTCTGGGGTACGCTGCCCAGGCCAGCGTGAACTGGTCCTTCATCCTGCCCGCCGCCGTGCTGGCCTTCGCGGGCGGGCAGATCGGTTCGCGGGTCATGTCCGCCAAGCTCAACACCCGGCTTATCCACGTCATCTTCGCCGGGGTCCTGCTGCTGCTGGCGGCCAGGCTGGGCTGGCGGGTCGTGGCCGGGGGCTGAGGCCATGAACGACGAAACCGCGTCACCCTGGAGCGGGTAGCGCGGTTTCATCTGTCTGCTCTCCGTGTCAGCGGCCCTCGCCGCGTTCCGGGAGCGTCCCGAAAGCCCGACCGGTGGTTCTCTCGATGCCCTGGGTCAACCGGCGGATCGTCCGCCATGGCCCTCTTCGCTCGTTCCTCGGGGCGTTGTGGCCCGCCGGGTCATCGCACCCTCGGCTTCGGGGTCCGTATGATCATGAACGGCTTAACGGGTTCGTCCTCCTGTTGGGGTTCCACCTTTTCGCCTTCACTTTCCATGTAAG
Proteins encoded:
- the nifE gene encoding nitrogenase iron-molybdenum cofactor biosynthesis protein NifE gives rise to the protein MDSIFEEREGQIARTGGDAFTIACNKDSLAGAVSQRACVFCGSRVVLYPIADALHLVHGPIGCAAYTWDIRGALSSGPELHRLSFSTDLQEKDVVFGGEPKLEAALRELIAEHGPRAAFIYSTCIVGIIGDDLEAVARRVSRDTGIPVIPVQSEGFRGNKRAGYEAACKAMMRLVGTGDTSEVPPLSLNILGDFNLAGEIWIIREYYRRMGVEVTATITGDGRVDELSRAHGAALNVVQCSGATMDLAAMMEEKYGTPHMRVSYFGIEDMAQALYDVADHFKDRDPEMPGRARDLVREELETLYPQLQEFRRDLEGKKAAVYVGGAFKAFSLVKCFRHLGMKVAVVGSQTGTEEDYRELARITDPDTIVVDDANPLELSAFIKEKDVDVFVGGVKERPIAYKLGVGFCDHNHERKEALEGFAGMINFAREIHRTVTSPVWGFTPRRRGSLKAPAMKEAS
- a CDS encoding sulfite exporter TauE/SafE family protein is translated as MYALLLPVVFAAALVLTMVGLGGGLIFSPVFVLAGMGKAQAASASLFLNLVAAASAAWVYGRKGMVDFRLAIPLIVSSSLAAPLGSWLNQRVEMDLFMGVMAVVLVLAAVRMLLGPKAIKRPEGGRRMGKAASGVLVGAAIGLLAGLLGIGGGVFVVPLLIFLVGVETKAAAASSTFIVCFSSLFGFLGYAAQASVNWSFILPAAVLAFAGGQIGSRVMSAKLNTRLIHVIFAGVLLLLAARLGWRVVAGG
- a CDS encoding HprK-related kinase B; the encoded protein is MSTGSVHALALPYLEQHPPVGRLRLLFGDVRIDVHSNSGELLEKLGGYFQSFLASGGEPDIEVTAIQRPVLDLGLDYTVKQPEPGKTKIKEEYLDLDDGRIIRKRLTGMVFFLAGDTQAAMGPCIENDNQVINFINNRFIERLIKRGSLLFHASGVALRGKGLNMAGFAGMGKSTLALNIMCQGTDFVSNDRVMVEPSDGGLMMHGVPKMPRVNPGTVLHNESLRPVIPEAERERFEQLPPEQLWDLEHKYDALIEECFGEDKFTLSCPMRALVLLNWQRDGSTLRIKEVDLSERRDLMPAFMKELGLFFEWDERTRHRDMSDNAYIQLLRDCPVFELSGGVDFDKAADFCVDFLKKA
- a CDS encoding nitrogenase component 1 translates to MTATPKAKRPNFVSTTNACKMCAPLGAAMAFAGIESCVPFLHGSQGCATYMRRYIISHFREPMDIASSALGEKHAVYGGGPNLKLGLINVIKKYGARAIGVASTCLTETIGDDVSMILHEFRKEFAGDLDLPELIHVSTPSYSGSHMDGFHGAVRAAVDQLAGDGEPTGRINLFPGLVSPEDIRHLKRLLEDFGLTAAILPDISETLDGPALEDYRKIPEGGCPVSRIRSMGAAPASIEFGRVLDPARSAGGVLAERFGTPLRSLGLPIGLRETDAFMETLEELSGRPLPRRHELARGRLVDAMVDGHKYLSGKRAVVFGEEDMCVALTSFLAEIGVKPVLVASGGSSGNLERAVRDVTDGILPEPPKVFAKVDFAEITEQARELNPDLLIGNSKGYRVLSRELDAPLIRCGFPIHDRFGSQRVRHLGYAGTQDLFDRIVNTVIEKKQADSDIGYGYI
- a CDS encoding GAK system ATP-grasp enzyme; protein product: MKKIAVVGIPGGWSSEKLADAVEAKTGFRLLVDMERVRLDLDSCRALYQGHDLGEMDAIIIKKIAPSYTPSVLDRLEILRFVEQRCGVPVFSKASSIMKLIDRLSCTVGLRNGGMPMPPTVITEDTDAAMEAVEEYGRAVFKPLFSTKARGMTVLEPCDELRENIEDYKAQGNPVMYIQQMVRHPGLDLGVTFLGGEYLATYARQGSGDSWNTTTRAGGKYVAQEPSKEIVDLARAAQDLFDMAFTCVDVVETPDGPKIYEVSAFGGFRGLLEANRIDAAARYVDFVLERIP
- a CDS encoding radical SAM protein, whose protein sequence is MQHAEDRHPCFNVRAKGSCGRVHLPVAPRCNIMCNYCNRKYDCVSESRPGVTSAVLSPAQAAGYMDEILAREPRITVAGIAGPGDPFANADKTLETISRIRAAHPQMLFCVSSNGLAVPFHLDEIKEAGISHMTITVNAVDPEVGEKFYRWVRDGKVTYQGRAAAELLLGRQREAIAGLKERGVKVKVNTILTPGLNDHHVEDIARVMRELGVDMLNVMALIPTADTPFADRAAPTGKEVDEARGRAQVHLPQMRHCRRCRSDAVGLLDSDRSEEFASCLSKCSEKKDAAGPDASCPNVAVATREGMLVNLHLGETKVFHIYGQNEEGSFAKIDERHAPPPGGGDRRWLTLSDLLRDCRAVLVSGIGPGPRALFEERGPYPVEMEGFIEQGLRAVYGSEDLSKLRKRRETVCGQACSGTGEGC
- a CDS encoding phosphate signaling complex PhoU family protein produces the protein MQEIEQNLRFMLLEVGKQMENTLLALESPSDKAVEKVTSRDSYVDNMKSVIENTCFSRIHGENLDKRGQDRLRAAHIIANNLERLADHAVNIVEQTNYLTDPEFLNRYEYSPFFGEIRDALDMVYDALFKPDMSLAFQICLTESSLDSRYKKQFDRILDELRSGMETGNLVTTLFIFRYLERIGDALLNVGEAVIFYILGEKFKIRQYNALRDTLAAAGREVPISDVEFHSIWGTRSGCRIGRVGSPEGGDPDSQGVIFKEGERRKLIQERDNIEKWHEIMPGLPPKVVALREEGSSASLLIEFLGGCTLQDLVLQAEDKYLYEAMDLLEQTLNELWEDTLQPEPVNVDYIGQCLSRLNDTLRLYPEFDTPVRRIGGVTIPPLQGLLGEAKSISSQIDAPFSVFIHGDFNINNIVYDHAAQRIHYIDLHRSRQTDYLQDVSVFLVSNFRLPIFDRQARDRIEAIVRRFFSFTRDFARRRGDTTFEARLCLGLIRSFLTSTRFELNHKFARAMHLRGVYLLEQLVAAGNKPLEDFRLPLQVLYYF